In Tursiops truncatus isolate mTurTru1 chromosome X, mTurTru1.mat.Y, whole genome shotgun sequence, the following proteins share a genomic window:
- the TMSB4X gene encoding thymosin beta-4, protein MLASSAAMSDKPDMAEIEKFDKSKLKKTETKEKNPLPSQETIEQEKQAGES, encoded by the exons ATGCTGG CTTCCTCTGCAGCCATGTCTGACAAACCCGATATGGCTGAGATTGAGAAATTCGATAAGTCgaaactgaagaaaacagaaacgaAAGAGAAAAATCCACTGCCTTCACAAGAAa CGATTGAACAGGAGAAGCAAGCAGGCGAGTCGTAA